Proteins encoded within one genomic window of Nitrospirota bacterium:
- a CDS encoding helix-turn-helix domain-containing protein, which translates to MSLISDWLKGCFTITELSVTYGVSRKTVYKWINRYDTD; encoded by the coding sequence GTGAGTTTGATTTCGGACTGGCTTAAAGGTTGTTTCACAATCACAGAGCTTTCGGTTACTTACGGTGTCAGCCGCAAGACGGTCTATAAGTGGATCAACCGGTATGACACTGAT
- a CDS encoding DUF2283 domain-containing protein, with product MATKLKEDKIIQTCLGLSSDIVKLPIEHIWVDYDREADVLYLSFRKPQRAKKTVETDDDILIRKDGNKIVGITILNASTR from the coding sequence ATGGCAACGAAGTTGAAAGAAGATAAGATAATCCAGACCTGTCTGGGGCTATCATCGGATATAGTCAAGCTCCCTATTGAGCACATATGGGTTGATTATGATAGGGAGGCCGATGTCTTATATTTAAGCTTTCGGAAACCTCAGAGGGCAAAAAAGACAGTGGAAACCGATGATGATATTCTTATCAGAAAAGATGGGAATAAGATTGTTGGAATAACAATCTTAAATGCAAGCACAAGATAA
- a CDS encoding tetratricopeptide repeat protein produces MKKPFSALIGLSLFLLLFPFQVYCQTGIDEDAMKEGRELLSKETELRKEVLGESLFGVFLGSKYVGLSSTKISEGTYEGKKTYRIEKALEMKMTPTTLFMKKTVYTPPDFSPLWSEFVSEQVSWQGTLKETIKQVIKDGELIIDEDKNGEITHRTLPIEKALISFTALEDIIYLLVDLNIPKKYGFDTISPENGQLGISYLKVDGKEEISLKDKSLPAYRLTLTSPDGDSVSYWIDESKKLIKVGMENVPLTIIAITEEEIGKDLSQRKDIPLEQRSPRQVVVDLFLAAGNRDEELLKNSIAFETMCAGNIGSDEEKATICEVRKALFLEKLLSGEIVSTVGELMGFMNEELLSEKITDDKAEVSFVGESTTLFELTKEQGAWKVIFEEPVETTASDLLSKGDSAYAGGDLDTAIESYSMAIKLQPEFISAYYNRGIAYYNKKLYDEAIKDFDKVIELNPENANAYIGRGNIYFIKADYNRAIPDYTKATGLDPSNVTAYNNLGYIYFDLKKYNDAVKHFQKTIKLNDQYADAYCGLAITYLKLGKLELARKNYKKAIKLDARYDGKIQELIEEGYFYTDLQLKAINELLKKLNR; encoded by the coding sequence ATGAAAAAACCATTTTCAGCACTAATAGGTCTTTCCCTTTTCCTTTTGCTCTTTCCCTTTCAAGTCTATTGTCAAACAGGCATAGACGAAGATGCTATGAAAGAAGGCAGGGAATTACTGTCAAAGGAAACTGAGCTCAGAAAAGAAGTTTTAGGCGAAAGCTTATTTGGCGTATTCCTTGGCTCAAAATATGTGGGTTTATCGTCAACCAAAATATCCGAAGGGACATACGAAGGGAAAAAGACATATCGGATAGAGAAAGCCCTCGAGATGAAGATGACTCCTACAACCCTCTTCATGAAAAAGACCGTATATACACCGCCGGATTTTTCACCTCTTTGGAGCGAGTTTGTCAGCGAACAGGTCTCATGGCAGGGGACTTTAAAAGAAACCATTAAGCAGGTGATAAAGGATGGGGAATTAATTATAGATGAAGACAAAAATGGTGAGATAACGCATCGCACACTGCCCATTGAAAAGGCTCTCATATCCTTCACCGCATTAGAAGACATAATATACCTCTTAGTCGATTTAAACATCCCAAAGAAATATGGATTCGATACTATAAGTCCTGAAAACGGACAGCTCGGAATTTCTTATCTTAAGGTAGATGGAAAAGAAGAGATATCCTTAAAAGATAAAAGCCTCCCTGCATACAGATTGACATTGACATCGCCAGATGGCGATTCCGTCTCTTACTGGATAGACGAAAGCAAAAAGCTTATAAAGGTTGGCATGGAAAATGTGCCGCTCACTATAATTGCCATTACAGAGGAAGAGATTGGAAAAGACCTCTCTCAAAGAAAAGATATACCATTGGAGCAAAGAAGCCCCAGACAGGTAGTGGTAGACCTTTTCCTTGCCGCAGGCAATCGGGACGAAGAACTTCTAAAAAACTCTATTGCATTTGAGACGATGTGTGCAGGCAACATCGGCAGTGACGAGGAAAAAGCCACGATATGCGAGGTCCGTAAAGCCTTATTCTTAGAAAAATTACTTTCTGGCGAAATTGTATCTACAGTAGGAGAATTAATGGGTTTTATGAATGAAGAACTGCTTTCGGAAAAAATAACCGACGATAAAGCAGAGGTATCCTTTGTGGGAGAAAGCACGACACTTTTTGAATTAACCAAGGAGCAGGGCGCATGGAAGGTCATATTCGAGGAGCCCGTAGAGACAACCGCAAGTGACCTCTTATCTAAGGGAGATTCTGCATATGCAGGTGGTGACCTTGACACTGCTATCGAATCCTACAGCATGGCAATAAAGCTACAGCCTGAATTTATCTCTGCCTACTATAACCGTGGAATCGCTTATTATAATAAGAAGTTATACGATGAGGCAATCAAGGATTTTGACAAGGTAATCGAGCTGAATCCCGAAAATGCAAATGCTTATATCGGCAGAGGAAATATCTATTTTATAAAGGCAGATTATAACAGGGCTATCCCTGACTATACCAAAGCCACAGGGCTTGACCCATCGAATGTCACTGCTTATAACAATCTTGGGTATATTTACTTTGACCTGAAAAAGTATAACGATGCAGTTAAGCATTTTCAAAAGACAATAAAATTAAATGACCAGTATGCCGATGCCTATTGCGGTCTGGCAATTACCTATCTTAAGCTCGGTAAGCTGGAGCTTGCCAGAAAAAATTACAAAAAGGCAATCAAGCTCGATGCCCGCTATGACGGAAAAATCCAAGAGCTGATAGAGGAAGGCTATTTTTACACCGACCTCCAGCTTAAAGCCATTA